One Pantoea trifolii DNA segment encodes these proteins:
- the metA gene encoding homoserine O-acetyltransferase MetA, which produces MPIRIPDELPAVNFLRDENVFVMTSSRASVQEIRPLKVLILNLMPKKIETENQFLRLLSNSPLQIDVQLLRIDSRESRNTPTEHLNNFYCNFEDIQNDNFDGLIVTGAPLGLVDFNDVAYWPQIQRVLHWANEHVTSTLFVCWAVQAALNILYGIPKQTRQNKLSGVYEHQILHPHALLTRGFDDNFLAPHSRYADFPSQLIRDYTDLELFAESESTGAYLMASKDKRLAFVTGHPEYDALTLSGEYHRDYDAGLQPDVPFNYFPHDNPELPPRATWRSHGNLLFSNWLNYYVYQITPFDLRRMNPTLE; this is translated from the coding sequence ATGCCAATCAGGATTCCCGACGAATTACCGGCAGTGAATTTTTTGCGTGATGAAAATGTCTTTGTCATGACGTCGTCGCGCGCCAGTGTTCAGGAGATCCGTCCGCTAAAAGTGCTGATTCTTAACCTGATGCCAAAGAAGATTGAGACAGAAAACCAGTTCCTGCGCCTGCTCTCAAACTCACCGTTGCAGATTGATGTGCAGCTGCTGCGCATTGATAGCCGCGAGTCGCGCAATACGCCGACAGAGCATCTGAACAACTTCTACTGCAACTTTGAAGACATCCAAAACGATAATTTCGATGGACTGATTGTGACCGGCGCGCCGCTGGGATTGGTCGATTTCAATGATGTCGCGTATTGGCCACAGATCCAGCGCGTGCTGCACTGGGCGAATGAGCACGTCACCTCCACGCTCTTTGTCTGTTGGGCGGTTCAGGCAGCACTCAACATTCTTTATGGCATTCCTAAGCAGACGCGGCAGAACAAATTGTCCGGTGTTTATGAGCACCAAATCCTGCATCCACACGCTTTACTGACGCGTGGCTTTGACGACAATTTCCTGGCCCCGCATTCACGCTATGCCGATTTCCCCAGCCAGCTGATCCGCGATTACACCGATCTTGAGTTGTTTGCCGAATCGGAATCAACCGGCGCGTATCTAATGGCGAGCAAAGACAAGCGCCTGGCGTTTGTCACCGGCCACCCTGAGTACGACGCTTTGACGCTTTCAGGTGAATATCATCGCGATTACGATGCGGGCCTACAGCCGGACGTGCCGTTCAACTATTTCCCACACGACAATCCAGAATTGCCGCCGCGCGCCACCTGGCGTAGCCACGGCAATCTGCTGTTTTCCAACTGGCTGAACTACTACGTTTATCAGATCACGCCGTTCGATCTGCGTCGAATGAACCCAACGCTCGAATAA
- the iclR gene encoding glyoxylate bypass operon transcriptional repressor IclR: MATPVPAKRGKKPRATTTPTSAPVGGQVQSLTRGLRLLELIAESHGSVALTELAQQAGLPNSTTHRLLSTMQQQGFVHQVGDLGLWTIGSHAFVVGSSFLQSRNLLAIVHPLLRKLMEDAGETVNLAVLDLSDYQAVIIDQVQCTQLMRMSAPIGGKLPMHASGAGKAFLAHLSDEQVTALLHQKGLHHYTPKTLMSPHSLKENLALIRKMGFSHDDEEHALGLRCVAAPIYDEHGEPFAAISISGPIARMTDDRITELGALVIRAAKQVTQTYSGR; the protein is encoded by the coding sequence ATGGCAACCCCCGTGCCCGCGAAACGCGGCAAGAAACCCCGTGCTACAACGACACCCACCAGCGCGCCTGTCGGCGGGCAAGTACAATCTCTGACGCGCGGCCTGCGCCTGCTGGAGCTGATTGCCGAATCCCACGGCAGCGTGGCGCTGACCGAACTGGCGCAACAGGCCGGTTTACCCAACTCCACCACTCATCGCCTGCTCTCCACCATGCAGCAGCAAGGTTTTGTGCATCAGGTGGGCGATTTAGGTTTGTGGACTATTGGTTCGCACGCCTTTGTGGTGGGCAGCAGCTTCCTGCAGAGCCGTAATCTGCTGGCGATTGTCCATCCGCTGCTGCGCAAGCTGATGGAAGATGCCGGTGAGACGGTGAATCTGGCGGTGCTGGATCTCAGCGATTATCAGGCGGTGATTATCGATCAGGTGCAGTGTACGCAGCTGATGCGCATGTCCGCGCCGATTGGTGGCAAGCTGCCGATGCATGCATCCGGCGCCGGTAAAGCGTTTCTGGCGCATCTCAGCGATGAGCAAGTTACCGCGCTGCTGCATCAAAAAGGATTGCACCACTACACGCCAAAAACGCTGATGTCGCCGCACAGCCTGAAGGAAAATCTGGCGCTGATTCGTAAGATGGGCTTTTCACACGATGATGAAGAGCACGCGTTGGGTCTGCGCTGCGTTGCGGCGCCGATTTATGACGAACATGGCGAACCCTTCGCCGCCATCTCGATCTCCGGCCCGATTGCGCGCATGACTGACGACCGCATCACGGAGCTCGGTGCGCTGGTGATCCGCGCCGCCAAACAGGTGACCCAAACCTACTCTGGCCGCTAA
- the aceB gene encoding malate synthase A yields the protein MTDSVISNTLTFSQPFTHAEKQLLTPEAIDFVHALVVRFAPERERLLKARQQRQKRYDQGKLPGFDSETTSIRENAWQVRPIPQLLQDRRVEITGPPDRKMVINALNANVNVFMADFEDSLAPTWQKLVDGQLTLRDAVNGTLNFTSETGKIYQLRANPALLMCRVRGLHLNEKHVEWRDRSIPGGLFDFALYFFHNVEALLEKGHAPWFYLPKTEHAAEVAWWREIFRFSEDRFDLPRGTIKATVLIETLPAVFQMDEILWELRDHVVGLNCGRWDYIFSYIKTLGQHPDRILPDRQQISMDQPFLDAYSRLLIRTCHRRGALAMGGMSALIPSKDAERNLWVTQKVQEDKAREAGNGHDGTWVAHPGLADIAMEEFDRRLGDQPNQLHITREQDAPITAERLLAPCRGKRTEAGMRANIRVALQYLEAWISGNGCVPIDGLMEDAATAEIARTSIWQWIHHKQILSDGQPVTVALFERLLAEELAALQQTVGAERFQNGRFDDAAALMAQITTDDELVSFLTLPGYRLLP from the coding sequence ATGACAGACTCGGTTATCAGCAATACGCTAACCTTCAGCCAGCCCTTTACCCACGCGGAAAAGCAGTTGCTTACCCCAGAAGCGATCGACTTTGTACACGCATTAGTAGTGCGTTTCGCACCAGAGCGCGAACGCCTGCTGAAGGCACGCCAGCAACGCCAGAAGCGTTACGATCAAGGTAAGTTACCGGGATTTGATTCGGAAACCACTTCCATTCGTGAAAATGCGTGGCAGGTTCGTCCTATTCCGCAACTGTTACAAGATCGCCGCGTGGAGATCACCGGGCCGCCGGATCGCAAAATGGTGATCAACGCACTCAATGCGAACGTCAACGTCTTCATGGCCGATTTTGAAGATTCATTGGCGCCAACCTGGCAGAAGCTGGTTGATGGACAATTAACCTTGCGCGATGCGGTCAATGGCACGCTGAACTTCACCAGTGAAACCGGCAAGATCTACCAGCTGCGCGCCAATCCGGCGCTGCTGATGTGTCGGGTGCGCGGTCTGCATCTGAATGAAAAGCATGTGGAGTGGCGCGATCGGTCTATTCCCGGCGGATTGTTCGACTTTGCGCTCTACTTTTTCCACAACGTTGAAGCGCTGCTGGAAAAGGGCCACGCGCCATGGTTCTATCTGCCGAAAACCGAGCATGCCGCTGAAGTGGCGTGGTGGCGTGAGATCTTCCGCTTCAGTGAAGATCGCTTCGATCTGCCGCGCGGCACCATCAAAGCCACGGTGTTGATCGAAACGCTGCCGGCGGTGTTCCAAATGGATGAGATCCTGTGGGAACTGCGCGATCACGTGGTGGGCTTGAACTGTGGCCGTTGGGATTACATCTTCAGCTACATCAAAACGCTGGGCCAGCATCCCGATCGTATCCTGCCGGATCGCCAGCAAATCAGCATGGATCAACCGTTCCTTGATGCCTATTCACGCCTGCTGATCAGAACCTGTCATCGCCGTGGTGCGCTGGCAATGGGCGGTATGTCGGCGCTGATTCCGAGCAAAGACGCGGAGCGCAATTTATGGGTGACGCAGAAGGTGCAGGAAGATAAAGCGCGCGAAGCGGGCAACGGTCACGACGGAACCTGGGTGGCGCATCCCGGCCTGGCAGATATCGCGATGGAGGAGTTTGACCGCCGATTGGGCGATCAACCGAATCAATTGCACATTACGCGTGAGCAGGATGCACCAATCACCGCCGAGCGTCTGCTGGCTCCGTGTCGCGGTAAGCGTACCGAAGCGGGCATGCGCGCCAACATCCGCGTGGCGCTGCAATATCTGGAAGCCTGGATCAGCGGCAACGGCTGCGTACCGATTGACGGATTGATGGAAGATGCCGCCACCGCTGAAATCGCTCGTACCTCCATCTGGCAATGGATTCATCACAAACAAATTCTCAGCGATGGCCAGCCGGTCACGGTGGCGCTGTTTGAACGGCTGCTGGCGGAAGAGCTGGCTGCCTTGCAGCAAACCGTTGGCGCAGAACGTTTTCAAAATGGACGCTTCGACGATGCCGCCGCGCTGATGGCGCAAATCACCACCGATGACGAACTGGTTTCCTTCCTCACTCTGCCGGGCTACCGCCTGCTGCCTTGA
- the metH gene encoding methionine synthase: MSNKTEMLQQQLAQRIMILDGGMGTMIQSYKLSEQDFRGSRFADWPSDLKGNNDLLVLTKPDVIREIHDAYLAAGADILETNTFNATTIAMADYAMEALSAEINFEAAKLARASADEWTAKTPHRPRYVAGVLGPTNRTCSISPDVNDPAYRNVTFNQLVEAYRESTQALIAGGSDLIMIETVFDTLNAKAAIYAVQAEMEAMGVKLPLMISGTITDASGRTLSGQTTEGFYNSLRHAEPLSFGLNCALGPDELRQYVAELSRIAEGYVTAHPNAGLPNAFGEYDLDAAIMAEQIGEWARAGFLNIIGGCCGTTPEHIAAMAAAVDGVAPRQLPKIPVACRLAGLEPLNIQADSLFVNVGERTNVTGSAKFKRLIKEEKYNEALDVARQQVESGAQIIDINMDEGMLDAEAAMVRFLNLIAGEPDIARVPIMIDSSKWEVIEKGLQCIQGKGIVNSISMKEGVEPFIEHARKVRRYGAAMVVMAFDEVGQADTRARKIEICRRAYKILTEEVGFPPEDIIFDPNIFAVATGIEEHNNYAMDFIGACEDIKRELPHAMISGGVSNVSFSFRGNEPVREAIHAVFLYYAIRNGMDMGIVNAGQLAIYDDLPAKLRDAVEDVVLNRRDDGTERLLELAEKYRGSKSDGEQEKQQAEWRSWDVVKRLEYSLVKGITEFIELDTEEARQGYERPIQVIEGPLMSGMNVVGDLFGEGKMFLPQVVKSARVMKQAVAYLEPYIEASKEAGRSNGKIVLATVKGDVHDIGKNIVGVVLQCNNYEIIDLGVMVPSDKILKTAIAENADIIGLSGLITPSLDEMVNVAKEMERQGFTIPLLIGGATTSKAHTAVKIEQNYSGPTVYVQNASRTVGVVSSLLSETLKEDFVARTRKEYDTVRIQHGRKKPRTPPVSLQTARENDYAIDWESYTPPVAHRLGVSPVAASIETLRNYIDWTPFFMTWSLAGKYPRILEDEVVGEEAKRLFADANAMLDMLSETGTLNPRGVVGIFPANRVGDDIEIYSNENRNQVLCVSHHLRQQTEKTDFANYCLADFVAPKSSGKADYLGAFAVTAGIEEDALAEAYDKQHDDYNKIMVKAVSDRLAEAFAEYLHERVRKVIWGFAAHENLSNEELIRENYQGIRPAPGYPACPEHTEKAPIWQLLEVEKHTGMKLTESFAMWPGAAVSGWYFSHPDSKYFAVAQIQRDQVEDYAARKGMSVSDVERWLAPNLGYDAD, translated from the coding sequence GTGAGCAACAAAACAGAAATGCTGCAGCAGCAGCTGGCACAACGCATTATGATTCTGGACGGTGGCATGGGCACCATGATCCAGAGTTATAAACTGAGTGAGCAGGATTTCCGTGGCAGCCGCTTTGCCGACTGGCCATCTGATTTGAAGGGCAACAACGATCTGTTGGTGCTGACCAAACCGGATGTCATCCGCGAAATCCACGATGCCTACCTCGCCGCCGGCGCGGATATTCTGGAAACCAACACCTTCAACGCCACCACCATTGCGATGGCCGATTATGCGATGGAAGCGCTGTCGGCGGAGATCAACTTCGAAGCCGCCAAGCTGGCGCGCGCCAGCGCCGATGAATGGACGGCGAAAACGCCGCATCGTCCGCGCTATGTGGCGGGCGTATTGGGCCCGACTAACCGCACCTGTTCGATCTCGCCGGACGTCAACGATCCCGCTTATCGAAACGTAACCTTTAATCAGCTGGTGGAAGCCTACCGTGAATCCACACAGGCGCTGATTGCTGGTGGTTCCGACCTCATCATGATCGAAACGGTGTTCGATACCCTGAACGCCAAAGCGGCGATCTACGCGGTGCAGGCCGAGATGGAAGCGATGGGCGTGAAGCTGCCGCTGATGATCTCCGGCACCATCACCGATGCGTCCGGTCGTACGCTTTCCGGCCAAACCACTGAAGGCTTCTATAACTCGCTGCGTCACGCCGAACCGCTGTCGTTCGGCCTCAACTGTGCGCTGGGCCCGGATGAACTGCGCCAGTATGTGGCGGAGCTGTCGCGTATTGCTGAAGGCTACGTCACCGCGCACCCGAACGCCGGCTTGCCCAACGCCTTTGGTGAATACGATCTCGATGCGGCGATTATGGCCGAGCAAATTGGCGAATGGGCGCGCGCCGGTTTCCTCAATATTATCGGCGGCTGCTGCGGCACCACGCCAGAACACATCGCGGCGATGGCGGCAGCGGTAGACGGCGTTGCGCCGCGCCAGTTGCCAAAGATTCCGGTTGCCTGCCGCTTAGCCGGGCTTGAACCGCTGAATATTCAGGCTGATTCGCTGTTCGTCAACGTCGGCGAACGTACCAACGTAACCGGCTCAGCCAAGTTCAAGCGCCTGATTAAAGAAGAGAAATACAACGAAGCGCTGGATGTGGCGCGCCAGCAGGTGGAGAGCGGCGCGCAAATCATCGATATCAACATGGATGAAGGCATGCTGGATGCCGAAGCGGCGATGGTGCGCTTCCTCAATCTGATCGCGGGCGAACCCGATATCGCACGCGTGCCGATCATGATCGACTCCTCGAAATGGGAAGTGATCGAGAAAGGCCTGCAGTGCATTCAGGGCAAAGGCATCGTCAACTCCATCTCGATGAAAGAGGGCGTTGAACCCTTCATCGAGCACGCGCGCAAAGTACGTCGTTATGGCGCCGCGATGGTGGTGATGGCGTTTGATGAAGTGGGCCAGGCGGATACGCGTGCACGCAAAATCGAGATCTGTCGTCGCGCCTACAAGATCCTGACCGAAGAGGTCGGTTTCCCGCCTGAAGACATCATTTTCGATCCGAATATTTTTGCCGTGGCGACCGGCATTGAAGAACACAATAACTACGCGATGGATTTCATCGGCGCTTGTGAAGACATCAAGCGCGAACTGCCGCACGCGATGATCTCCGGCGGCGTCTCCAACGTGTCGTTCTCGTTCCGTGGTAACGAACCGGTGCGCGAAGCCATTCACGCGGTGTTCCTCTATTACGCCATTCGCAACGGCATGGACATGGGCATCGTCAACGCCGGTCAGCTGGCGATTTATGACGATCTGCCTGCCAAGTTGCGCGACGCGGTGGAAGACGTGGTGCTGAACCGCCGTGACGACGGCACCGAGCGCTTGTTGGAGCTGGCGGAGAAGTATCGCGGCAGCAAAAGCGATGGCGAGCAGGAGAAACAGCAAGCCGAATGGCGCAGCTGGGACGTGGTTAAGCGTCTGGAATATTCGCTGGTTAAAGGCATCACCGAATTCATTGAGCTGGATACTGAAGAGGCGCGTCAGGGCTATGAACGTCCGATTCAGGTAATCGAAGGGCCGCTGATGTCCGGCATGAACGTGGTCGGCGATCTGTTCGGCGAGGGCAAAATGTTCCTGCCGCAGGTAGTGAAATCGGCGCGCGTAATGAAGCAAGCGGTGGCGTATCTCGAACCCTATATCGAGGCGAGTAAAGAAGCCGGACGCAGCAACGGCAAGATCGTGCTGGCGACGGTAAAAGGCGACGTGCATGACATCGGCAAAAACATCGTCGGTGTGGTGCTGCAATGTAACAACTACGAAATTATCGATCTCGGCGTCATGGTGCCGAGCGACAAAATCCTCAAAACCGCGATCGCTGAGAACGCCGATATTATCGGGCTTTCCGGCCTGATCACGCCGTCGCTGGATGAAATGGTCAACGTGGCGAAAGAGATGGAGCGTCAGGGTTTCACCATCCCGCTGTTGATTGGTGGCGCGACCACCTCTAAAGCGCATACCGCCGTGAAGATCGAACAGAACTACAGCGGTCCAACTGTCTACGTGCAGAACGCCTCGCGCACCGTCGGCGTGGTGTCATCGCTGCTCTCCGAGACGCTGAAAGAGGATTTCGTGGCGCGCACGCGCAAAGAGTACGACACGGTGCGTATTCAGCACGGGCGTAAAAAACCGCGCACCCCGCCGGTGAGCCTGCAAACTGCGCGCGAGAATGATTACGCCATCGACTGGGAAAGCTATACGCCGCCGGTGGCGCATCGTCTCGGCGTGAGCCCGGTCGCAGCCAGCATTGAAACGCTGCGCAATTACATCGACTGGACGCCGTTCTTTATGACCTGGTCATTGGCCGGCAAATATCCGCGCATTCTGGAAGATGAAGTGGTGGGCGAAGAGGCTAAGCGCCTGTTTGCCGACGCCAACGCCATGCTCGATATGCTGAGTGAGACTGGCACGCTCAATCCACGCGGTGTGGTGGGAATTTTCCCGGCTAATCGTGTCGGCGATGACATTGAAATCTACAGCAATGAGAACCGCAATCAGGTGCTGTGCGTCAGCCATCACTTGCGTCAGCAGACCGAAAAAACCGACTTCGCCAACTACTGTTTAGCCGACTTCGTGGCACCGAAATCCAGCGGCAAAGCCGATTATCTCGGTGCGTTTGCGGTTACCGCCGGGATTGAGGAAGATGCGCTGGCCGAGGCGTACGACAAGCAGCACGATGATTACAACAAAATCATGGTGAAAGCGGTGTCGGATCGTCTGGCCGAAGCCTTTGCCGAGTATCTGCACGAGCGCGTGCGTAAGGTGATTTGGGGCTTTGCTGCCCATGAAAATCTCAGCAACGAAGAGCTGATTCGCGAGAATTACCAGGGCATTCGTCCTGCGCCGGGTTATCCGGCTTGTCCGGAGCACACTGAGAAAGCACCGATCTGGCAGTTACTGGAGGTGGAAAAACACACCGGCATGAAGCTCACCGAGTCTTTCGCCATGTGGCCAGGCGCGGCGGTTTCCGGCTGGTACTTCAGCCATCCCGACAGCAAATACTTCGCCGTGGCGCAGATTCAGCGCGATCAGGTAGAAGATTACGCAGCGCGTAAAGGCATGAGCGTGAGTGACGTCGAGCGCTGGCTGGCGCCGAACCTGGGTTACGACGCGGATTAA
- the aceA gene encoding isocitrate lyase: MNRTQQIKQLESSWNDARWQGITRPYSAEDVVNLRGSVNPACTLAERGATKLWSLLNGESSKGYINSLGALTGGQAVQQAKAGIEAIYLSGWQVAADANLAGQMYPDQSLYPVNSVPNVVERINQSFQRADQIQWASGVSPEDNDFIDYFLPIVADAEAGFGGVLNAFELMKSMIQAGAGAVHFEDQLAAVKKCGHMGGKVLVPTQEAIQKLVAARLAADVMNVPTVLLARTDADAADLITSDCDPRDAAFITGERTSEGFFRTHAGIEQAISRGLAYAPYADVLWCETSTPDLEMAQRFADAIHAQYPGKLLAYNCSPSFNWKKNLDDRTIARFQQALSEMGYRFQFITLAGIHSMWFNMFDLAHAYAQGEGMRHYVEKVQQPEFAARDKGYTFSSHQQEVGTGYFDRVTNIIQGGQSSVTALTGSTEAAQF, from the coding sequence ATGAATCGTACGCAACAGATCAAACAACTGGAATCGAGCTGGAATGATGCGCGCTGGCAGGGAATCACTCGTCCGTACAGTGCGGAGGATGTGGTCAACTTGCGCGGTTCGGTCAATCCCGCCTGTACGCTGGCGGAGCGCGGTGCCACTAAACTCTGGTCGCTGCTGAATGGCGAATCGAGCAAAGGCTACATCAACAGCCTTGGCGCATTGACCGGCGGACAAGCGGTGCAGCAGGCGAAAGCCGGTATAGAAGCGATTTACCTTTCCGGCTGGCAAGTGGCGGCGGATGCCAACCTGGCCGGGCAGATGTATCCCGACCAATCGCTGTATCCGGTGAATTCAGTGCCGAATGTGGTAGAGCGGATTAACCAGAGCTTCCAGCGTGCCGATCAGATTCAGTGGGCCAGCGGCGTATCGCCAGAAGACAATGATTTTATTGATTACTTCCTGCCAATTGTCGCCGATGCGGAAGCGGGCTTTGGCGGCGTACTCAATGCGTTCGAGCTGATGAAATCGATGATTCAGGCCGGTGCGGGCGCGGTGCATTTTGAAGACCAACTGGCGGCGGTGAAGAAGTGCGGCCACATGGGCGGCAAGGTCTTAGTCCCGACGCAGGAAGCGATTCAGAAACTGGTGGCGGCGCGTCTGGCCGCAGACGTAATGAACGTCCCGACGGTATTGCTAGCGCGCACCGATGCGGATGCCGCCGATCTGATCACCTCAGACTGCGACCCGCGCGACGCGGCGTTTATCACCGGCGAGCGTACTTCGGAAGGCTTCTTCCGCACCCATGCCGGGATTGAACAGGCAATCAGCCGCGGGCTGGCGTATGCGCCTTATGCCGATGTGTTGTGGTGCGAAACCTCAACGCCGGATCTGGAGATGGCGCAGCGTTTTGCCGACGCGATTCACGCGCAGTATCCCGGCAAACTGCTGGCCTACAACTGTTCGCCATCATTCAACTGGAAGAAGAACCTCGACGATCGCACCATCGCGCGTTTCCAGCAGGCGTTGAGCGAAATGGGCTATCGCTTCCAGTTCATTACGCTGGCCGGAATTCACAGCATGTGGTTCAACATGTTCGACCTGGCGCACGCTTATGCGCAGGGCGAAGGCATGCGTCATTACGTGGAAAAAGTGCAGCAGCCAGAGTTTGCGGCGCGCGATAAGGGCTACACCTTCTCGTCGCATCAGCAGGAAGTCGGCACCGGCTATTTTGATCGCGTCACCAATATCATTCAGGGCGGACAATCCTCAGTGACCGCGTTGACCGGTTCCACCGAAGCCGCGCAATTCTAA
- the aceK gene encoding bifunctional isocitrate dehydrogenase kinase/phosphatase — MTPRESLIAHTILQGFDAQYGRFLDITAGAQQRFEQADWHAVQQAMKARIHLYDHHVGLVTNQLRILNDTSDWDDAFWLRVKSHYETLLPGYPRHEIAESFFNSVYCRLQGHSHLSPERLFILPSQPYAPAPVAQRPLSRLYRPQHNWQETLRQVLNDIPLRLTWQDQTRDIGWIVRHLHEQFGAAQLATATLDVASELFYRNKTAWIVARLQLSDGMVPCLLPIQRDDAGRLWIDTCLTDSDDASIVFGFARAYFMVYAPVPAALVAWLQPILPGKTVAERYMAIGCQKHGKTECYREYLHYLAHSQEDFTVAPGIRGMVMMVFTLPGFDRVFKVIKDRFAPQKEVTDAQVRDCYRMVKEHDRVGRMADTQEFEHFALPRARIPAELMAEFERDIPEKIEVRDDVVIIRHLWLERRMEPLNLWLAQASPEQRQHAIGEYGDAIRQLAAANIFPGDMLYKNFGMTRHGRVVFYDYDEIRPMTELVFRDVPQARYEEDELQAEPWYSVGPDDVFPETFRYALCSEPSTGKLLQALHPQLFDPNWWRALQTRIREGHIEEVIAWRASQRFSARYASVAA; from the coding sequence ATGACACCGAGAGAATCGCTGATCGCCCACACCATCCTGCAAGGTTTTGACGCGCAGTATGGCCGCTTTCTGGATATCACCGCCGGCGCACAACAGCGCTTCGAGCAGGCTGACTGGCACGCGGTGCAGCAGGCCATGAAAGCGCGTATCCACCTTTACGATCACCACGTTGGCCTCGTCACCAACCAGCTGCGCATTCTCAATGACACGTCGGATTGGGACGACGCGTTCTGGCTGCGGGTGAAAAGCCATTATGAAACCTTGCTGCCCGGCTATCCGCGCCATGAAATCGCCGAAAGCTTCTTCAACTCGGTCTATTGTCGGTTGCAGGGCCACAGTCATCTGTCGCCCGAACGCCTGTTTATCTTGCCGTCACAGCCGTATGCGCCTGCGCCGGTTGCCCAGCGCCCGTTGTCGCGTCTTTATCGCCCGCAACACAATTGGCAGGAAACATTGCGTCAGGTGCTGAATGACATTCCGCTGCGCTTAACGTGGCAGGATCAAACGCGCGATATCGGCTGGATTGTGCGCCATCTGCACGAGCAGTTTGGTGCCGCGCAACTGGCGACGGCAACGCTGGATGTCGCCAGCGAGCTGTTTTACCGCAACAAAACCGCATGGATCGTGGCGCGCCTGCAGCTGAGCGATGGCATGGTGCCCTGTTTGCTGCCGATTCAGCGCGATGATGCAGGACGATTGTGGATCGACACCTGTCTCACCGATAGCGATGATGCCAGCATTGTGTTTGGCTTCGCCCGCGCCTATTTCATGGTCTACGCGCCGGTGCCGGCCGCGCTGGTGGCGTGGCTGCAACCGATTCTGCCGGGAAAAACCGTGGCTGAACGCTACATGGCGATTGGCTGTCAGAAGCACGGTAAAACCGAATGCTACCGTGAATACCTGCACTATCTGGCGCACAGTCAGGAAGATTTCACCGTCGCACCCGGCATTCGCGGCATGGTAATGATGGTGTTCACGCTGCCGGGTTTTGATCGGGTATTTAAGGTGATCAAAGACCGCTTCGCCCCGCAAAAAGAGGTCACCGATGCGCAGGTGCGCGACTGCTATCGCATGGTCAAAGAGCACGATCGCGTGGGCCGCATGGCGGATACGCAGGAGTTTGAGCACTTTGCGTTACCGCGCGCGCGTATTCCGGCTGAACTGATGGCGGAGTTTGAGCGCGATATCCCGGAAAAAATCGAGGTGCGCGACGACGTGGTGATCATCCGCCATTTGTGGCTGGAACGTCGCATGGAGCCGCTCAATCTGTGGCTGGCCCAGGCTTCGCCGGAACAGCGCCAGCACGCGATTGGCGAATACGGTGATGCGATTCGTCAGCTGGCGGCGGCGAACATTTTCCCCGGCGACATGCTGTACAAAAACTTTGGCATGACGCGTCACGGCCGCGTGGTGTTTTACGATTACGACGAAATCCGCCCGATGACCGAGCTGGTGTTCCGCGATGTACCGCAGGCGCGCTATGAGGAAGATGAGCTGCAGGCCGAGCCGTGGTACAGCGTCGGGCCGGATGATGTGTTCCCGGAAACTTTCCGCTATGCGCTGTGCAGCGAACCGTCGACCGGCAAACTGCTGCAGGCGCTGCATCCGCAACTGTTTGATCCCAACTGGTGGCGCGCGCTGCAAACGCGCATCCGCGAAGGGCATATTGAAGAGGTGATTGCGTGGCGCGCCAGCCAGCGTTTCAGCGCGCGCTATGCTTCGGTGGCCGCTTAG